In the genome of Nonlabens sp. MB-3u-79, one region contains:
- a CDS encoding T9SS type A sorting domain-containing protein: protein MSKITFFSICLCCFFIGYGQQTQYNIGFEPTDNDGTINYWSTFESPNPTARIIDNPDTDNGTVPVTKVLELVVNQNSACYAGAINVHGALGTWQLDPNVASNLTLSVSINSSIPIGRVGVKMVNATNGTLFEISDAQGNYVGANQWQTLTWNITAGANSGDNINVDQIVFFADWRCGGATRPSDVTLLVDNISWGANRLSSPPAPSCTNGVQDGNETGVDCGGSCPNSCIPDPTSSAPQFSSTGTDLYVYSDIVGPSVTNFIFNSFGGAGTYNEIDLESNGNMSGKLFELDFFGSQWDPVDASAYTYVHLDYYALAATTNFEFFLIDDSLSASVCCGNPAEPKYSFGPNGDEPLVNGQWKSAFIPLSHFSNFNGGWDGTDLKQTKFTGNGTVYFDNIYFSTFNTLSLAQLAPNSFKAYPNPTSDSWELNGGDTLITKVEIYDVLGKQMQTIDAHSSTVTITSAGLKAGVYFAKVSTKQGSSTLRLVKK, encoded by the coding sequence ATGTCTAAAATTACTTTCTTTTCAATTTGTCTCTGTTGTTTCTTTATAGGTTATGGCCAGCAAACACAGTACAATATAGGTTTTGAACCTACCGATAATGACGGGACTATTAACTATTGGTCCACATTTGAAAGCCCTAATCCAACTGCACGAATCATCGACAATCCTGATACTGATAACGGGACCGTTCCGGTTACCAAAGTATTAGAATTAGTAGTCAATCAAAACTCTGCTTGCTATGCTGGTGCTATCAATGTACATGGAGCTTTAGGAACTTGGCAACTGGACCCTAATGTAGCTTCTAACCTGACCTTATCCGTATCTATAAATAGTAGTATTCCTATTGGGAGAGTAGGCGTAAAAATGGTAAATGCGACTAATGGAACCCTATTTGAAATTTCTGATGCACAAGGTAATTACGTAGGTGCTAATCAATGGCAAACATTAACTTGGAACATTACAGCAGGGGCTAATAGTGGAGATAATATTAACGTAGATCAGATTGTGTTTTTTGCAGACTGGAGATGTGGCGGAGCCACACGACCATCAGATGTAACCTTATTGGTCGATAACATTTCATGGGGAGCTAACAGATTATCAAGTCCACCAGCACCATCCTGTACCAATGGAGTGCAAGATGGAAATGAAACTGGCGTAGATTGTGGTGGTTCTTGTCCTAATTCTTGTATTCCGGACCCAACCTCCTCAGCACCTCAGTTTTCTTCTACAGGAACCGATCTATATGTGTACAGTGATATCGTAGGACCTAGTGTGACTAATTTTATTTTCAATTCGTTTGGTGGTGCTGGTACCTATAATGAAATTGATTTAGAGTCCAATGGAAATATGTCTGGAAAATTATTTGAATTGGATTTCTTTGGATCGCAATGGGATCCAGTAGATGCCAGTGCATACACCTATGTTCATCTGGATTATTACGCTTTAGCAGCTACCACCAATTTTGAATTCTTTTTAATTGATGATTCGTTATCGGCATCCGTTTGTTGCGGTAATCCTGCAGAGCCTAAGTATTCCTTTGGGCCTAATGGTGATGAGCCGTTAGTCAATGGGCAGTGGAAGAGCGCCTTTATTCCTTTATCTCACTTTTCTAATTTCAATGGCGGTTGGGATGGAACCGATCTAAAACAAACTAAATTCACTGGTAATGGAACGGTTTATTTTGACAATATCTACTTCAGCACTTTCAATACTCTAAGCCTTGCGCAATTAGCTCCAAACAGCTTTAAAGCATATCCTAATCCTACTAGCGATTCTTGGGAATTAAATGGAGGAGACACACTTATTACTAAGGTAGAAATTTATGATGTTCTAGGTAAACAAATGCAGACTATAGATGCTCACTCTTCTACGGTTACGATTACTAGTGCTGGTTTAAAAGCTGGAGTTTACTTTGCAAAAGTTTCTACAAAACAAGGAAGCAGTACCTTGCGATTAGTAAAGAAATAA
- a CDS encoding Hpt domain-containing protein, protein MSLTVLPLIDLRESFDNDKDILGSILDIFMVEVPEDCLLLRQSIESGDYTTAGMQAHKVKSSYRTLGITEMAIILQEIEDRAKNKNNMQDIPNLLAQFNENYEQINAQVLYTKEHL, encoded by the coding sequence ATGTCTTTAACAGTACTTCCACTAATTGATCTCCGAGAGTCTTTTGACAATGACAAAGACATCCTCGGCTCTATTTTAGATATTTTTATGGTAGAAGTACCTGAAGATTGTCTTTTGCTCCGACAAAGTATAGAGAGTGGGGATTATACAACTGCAGGAATGCAAGCCCATAAAGTAAAATCTAGTTATAGAACTTTAGGGATTACTGAAATGGCAATTATTTTACAAGAAATAGAAGATCGTGCAAAAAATAAAAATAATATGCAGGATATTCCAAATCTACTCGCTCAATTTAATGAAAATTATGAGCAAATTAATGCGCAAGTTTTATACACTAAAGAACATCTCTAA
- a CDS encoding helix-turn-helix domain-containing protein produces MSSNIEVQRICIHCNDEFTAKTTVTKYCSLKCSQKAYKVRKRLEKIKGSNQLTASKKLQPFEELKQKEFLNINEVGLLLGISRRTVYRMFDTEQITKYKIGSRSFIKRTEIDGIFTKPQQNKKLAAVTEYDVSECYTINEVVNKFSISNGALYNILKRNAVPKKQIGKYVYVPKALINNILN; encoded by the coding sequence ATGAGTAGTAATATAGAAGTTCAACGTATTTGCATACACTGTAACGATGAGTTCACAGCAAAAACAACTGTTACTAAGTACTGCTCTTTAAAGTGTAGTCAAAAAGCTTATAAGGTCAGAAAGCGTTTAGAGAAAATTAAAGGCTCAAACCAATTAACAGCAAGTAAGAAGCTACAACCTTTTGAAGAACTTAAACAAAAAGAGTTCCTTAATATAAATGAAGTAGGATTGTTGTTAGGAATTAGTAGAAGAACCGTTTACAGGATGTTTGATACTGAGCAGATCACTAAATACAAAATAGGTTCACGATCATTTATCAAAAGAACTGAGATAGATGGAATATTTACAAAACCTCAGCAGAATAAAAAGCTAGCAGCGGTAACTGAATATGATGTTTCCGAATGTTATACCATTAATGAAGTAGTAAATAAGTTTAGTATTTCAAACGGTGCGCTATACAATATCTTAAAGAGAAATGCGGTACCCAAAAAGCAAATAGGAAAGTACGTTTACGTACCTAAAGCGTTGATAAACAATATACTTAACTAA
- the mnmE gene encoding tRNA uridine-5-carboxymethylaminomethyl(34) synthesis GTPase MnmE — MFKNDTIVALATPAGSGAIAVIRISGSNAHRIAGAIFVPAFAKAESKSLQETYNKLGANTVTLGHIYNGDRVIDQVLLTKFVSPKSYTGEHVVEISCHGSIYIQQEVIAICLKNGARMAQAGEFTLQAFLNAKMDLSQAEAVADLIASESETAHQIALQQMRGGFSGELKDLRTQLLNFASLIELELDFSEEDVAFANRDELRTLLNNSQQTLRKLIDSFALGNVLKTGIPVAIVGEPNVGKSTLLNALLNEEKAIVSEIAGTTRDSIEDEINIEGVRFRLIDTAGLRETTDTIEGMGIQRSYAKAEQSRLILYLLDATQLNTPPSIIHCLMRIQIMREKFPDKPLVVVLNKIDQISGLEHAEITKQIQKKSPDTILISLSAKSHAGVEELKTALVQSFNSGALSQDDSIVSNARHYDALQMAYSSLLEVQTGIENDISSEFLAIDIRATAESLGIITGEITNDELLGNIFSQFCIGK; from the coding sequence ATGTTTAAAAATGATACTATTGTTGCATTAGCAACTCCTGCTGGCTCTGGCGCTATAGCCGTGATTAGAATCTCTGGTTCCAATGCGCATCGTATTGCAGGAGCTATTTTTGTTCCCGCTTTCGCGAAAGCGGAATCAAAATCATTACAGGAAACCTATAATAAATTAGGAGCAAATACGGTCACTCTCGGACACATCTACAATGGCGACCGAGTAATAGATCAAGTATTATTGACCAAATTTGTCTCGCCAAAATCATACACTGGCGAGCATGTGGTAGAAATATCCTGTCACGGTTCCATATATATACAACAAGAAGTCATTGCGATTTGCTTAAAGAATGGCGCACGCATGGCACAAGCTGGAGAGTTTACATTACAGGCCTTTTTAAACGCAAAAATGGACCTTTCACAAGCAGAAGCCGTAGCCGATTTAATCGCTAGTGAAAGCGAGACAGCACACCAGATTGCCCTACAGCAAATGCGAGGTGGTTTTTCTGGTGAGTTGAAAGACTTGAGAACACAATTACTCAATTTTGCTAGCTTGATAGAGTTAGAGCTGGACTTTAGTGAGGAAGACGTAGCTTTTGCCAACCGTGATGAACTCAGAACCTTATTGAATAACAGTCAGCAAACCTTGAGAAAACTCATCGACTCCTTTGCTTTAGGAAATGTATTAAAAACAGGTATTCCAGTCGCTATAGTCGGCGAGCCTAACGTAGGAAAATCAACTTTATTGAATGCATTACTCAATGAAGAAAAAGCTATTGTAAGCGAGATTGCGGGAACCACACGTGATTCTATTGAAGATGAAATCAATATAGAAGGAGTGCGCTTTAGACTTATTGATACGGCAGGATTGCGAGAAACTACAGATACTATAGAAGGTATGGGCATACAGCGTTCTTATGCAAAGGCTGAACAGTCCAGACTGATTTTATACCTACTAGACGCTACCCAACTCAATACCCCTCCTAGCATTATTCATTGCTTGATGCGCATACAAATCATGCGCGAGAAATTCCCTGATAAACCTCTGGTAGTTGTTTTAAACAAGATCGATCAGATATCTGGACTCGAACATGCTGAAATTACCAAACAAATTCAAAAGAAATCACCAGATACCATTCTGATTTCGCTCAGTGCCAAATCGCACGCTGGTGTAGAAGAATTAAAAACGGCTCTGGTACAAAGTTTTAATAGCGGCGCCCTTTCTCAAGATGATTCTATAGTGAGTAATGCCAGACATTACGATGCATTACAAATGGCCTATAGCTCTTTGCTAGAAGTACAAACAGGAATAGAAAATGATATCTCAAGTGAGTTTCTAGCCATAGACATACGCGCTACGGCAGAGTCTTTAGGTATTATTACGGGTGAAATCACAAATGATGAACTGTTGGGTAATATTTTTAGTCAGTTTTGTATAGGAAAGTAA
- a CDS encoding DUF4268 domain-containing protein: MYSKEEAKNVRQQFWTMFGKRYDRKWLLYDTKLKDINLKFSFEDRRALVSIDITHDDTIFRAYYYEKLISLKNIMKEEVSEELIFEENYILESGKTISRVFVMYEGVKIQKQTDWPEVYEFFYTYMDRLESFFREYKDFIDD; encoded by the coding sequence ATGTACTCTAAAGAAGAAGCAAAAAATGTAAGACAACAGTTCTGGACCATGTTTGGAAAGCGATATGATCGCAAATGGTTGTTGTACGATACAAAACTGAAGGATATTAACCTTAAATTTTCATTTGAAGATAGGCGGGCATTGGTGTCTATAGATATCACTCATGATGACACTATTTTTAGAGCTTATTATTATGAAAAACTAATAAGCCTTAAAAATATAATGAAGGAAGAGGTGAGTGAGGAACTTATTTTTGAAGAGAATTATATATTGGAATCTGGTAAGACCATTTCGAGAGTATTTGTGATGTACGAAGGCGTCAAAATACAGAAGCAAACCGACTGGCCTGAAGTTTACGAGTTTTTTTATACCTATATGGATCGCCTAGAATCATTCTTCAGAGAATACAAAGATTTTATCGACGACTAA
- a CDS encoding alpha/beta hydrolase family protein encodes MKKTYFYFFICAVFIFTKATSQEKLNYQQPSEEIMALVDYDRPPATLIDDGAQNMVLLYRDTYKSIEQLSEKEMRLGGLRINPATQIGSRVTFYDKVAVQKVGSEDLTFVTGLPDQPKLSNVNWSPDQSMMAMTHTAKSGTEVWILDIEKASATKLTSATVNANMGNPIRWFKDGKSLLVKMLADNKKALIDTSIEIPSGPTISTSDGSKAQNRTYQDLLKNPSDEHNFEQLALSKLVQVQLDGSMSAFLPSAMYSGVSFSPDGSHVLVTQLKKPFSYIVTYGRFPKQIDVYDSSAKLVAQVNDVPLIEEMPKGFMSEREGIRELSWRSDRPHSLHYVMALDGGDPANEVAYRDALYSWEAPFKKGTATELLKTIDRFGGVTYGDEDTAIAYDYWWNTRNQRTYVFDPSDANEQPVIISDRNYQDVYSDPGNFVTTKNKWDQNVLKLHGNKAFLIGQGYSDRGQFPFIDQMDLKSKKTKRLYESSYTDKKENLMEAIDMDKGEILVRIESPTTYPNYYIRDIDRKNDLKQITFFENPFEGLQNVHKELITYKRDDGLELSATMYLPPNYDKSKKEKLPMLLWAYPREFKDKASAAQNTQNPNEFIYPSYGSFVYWVMKGYVVLDDAAFPIVGEGDEQPNDTFIKQLVANGKAAIDAVDELGYIDRNRVAVGGHSYGAFMTANLLAHSDLFAAGIARSGAYNRTLTPFGFQSEERSYWDAPEVYNSMSPFMNAEKVDEPLLLIHGQADNNSGTYPLQSERYFNALKGLGATARLVMLPKESHGYRAKESILHVLWEQDMWLEKYVKNRVTKD; translated from the coding sequence ATGAAAAAAACCTACTTCTACTTTTTTATATGCGCCGTTTTCATTTTCACTAAAGCGACATCTCAGGAAAAATTAAACTACCAGCAGCCGTCTGAAGAAATAATGGCATTGGTGGATTATGATAGACCACCAGCAACACTTATAGATGACGGTGCTCAAAATATGGTATTGCTCTACAGAGATACCTATAAGTCTATCGAACAGCTTTCAGAAAAAGAAATGAGACTGGGAGGCCTGCGCATCAATCCAGCTACTCAGATAGGTAGTCGTGTGACCTTTTATGATAAAGTTGCCGTTCAAAAAGTAGGCAGTGAGGATCTAACCTTTGTCACTGGTTTGCCAGATCAACCGAAACTATCTAATGTCAACTGGTCTCCTGACCAGTCCATGATGGCCATGACCCATACGGCCAAAAGTGGTACGGAAGTATGGATTCTCGATATTGAAAAAGCTAGTGCAACAAAACTAACTAGCGCTACCGTAAATGCCAATATGGGAAACCCAATACGTTGGTTTAAGGATGGAAAATCATTGTTGGTAAAAATGCTAGCTGATAATAAGAAGGCATTGATAGATACCAGTATAGAAATACCTTCTGGACCCACTATTTCCACTAGCGATGGTTCAAAAGCTCAGAATAGAACCTATCAAGACCTTCTTAAAAACCCCTCTGACGAGCATAATTTTGAACAGTTGGCCTTAAGTAAGTTGGTGCAAGTGCAACTAGATGGTTCTATGAGTGCCTTTTTACCTAGTGCGATGTACAGTGGAGTTTCTTTTTCCCCAGATGGTTCTCATGTATTAGTGACTCAGCTTAAAAAGCCGTTTTCTTATATTGTAACTTATGGCAGGTTCCCAAAACAGATCGATGTATATGACAGCAGTGCAAAGCTAGTAGCACAAGTTAATGACGTTCCACTTATAGAAGAGATGCCTAAAGGATTTATGTCGGAGCGTGAGGGAATACGTGAGCTTTCCTGGCGATCTGACCGACCACATAGCTTGCACTATGTTATGGCACTAGATGGTGGAGATCCTGCAAATGAAGTAGCTTATCGCGATGCACTCTATTCTTGGGAAGCACCGTTTAAAAAAGGAACTGCTACAGAGTTGTTGAAGACTATAGACCGTTTTGGCGGTGTGACTTATGGGGATGAAGATACAGCCATAGCTTATGATTACTGGTGGAACACCCGTAACCAGCGCACCTATGTTTTTGACCCGAGTGACGCTAATGAACAGCCAGTGATTATAAGTGATCGCAACTATCAAGATGTGTATTCTGACCCGGGCAACTTTGTAACCACAAAAAATAAATGGGATCAAAATGTTTTAAAGTTACACGGGAATAAAGCCTTTCTTATTGGGCAGGGATATTCTGATAGGGGACAGTTTCCATTTATAGATCAAATGGATTTGAAGTCAAAGAAAACAAAAAGGCTTTATGAATCTTCTTATACAGATAAAAAGGAGAACTTGATGGAGGCTATAGACATGGATAAAGGAGAGATTTTAGTTCGTATAGAATCGCCTACTACTTATCCTAATTATTACATCAGGGATATAGATCGCAAAAATGATTTAAAACAAATAACGTTTTTTGAAAACCCATTTGAGGGGTTGCAAAATGTTCATAAAGAATTGATTACCTACAAAAGAGATGATGGTTTGGAGTTGAGCGCTACTATGTATTTACCTCCTAATTACGATAAAAGTAAAAAGGAAAAGTTACCTATGCTTCTTTGGGCTTATCCTCGAGAATTTAAGGACAAAGCCAGTGCTGCACAAAACACCCAAAACCCTAATGAGTTTATTTATCCTAGTTATGGAAGTTTTGTGTACTGGGTGATGAAAGGTTATGTAGTCTTAGATGATGCCGCATTTCCTATTGTTGGAGAAGGAGATGAACAGCCTAACGATACTTTTATAAAACAGCTGGTAGCAAACGGAAAAGCAGCGATTGACGCTGTGGATGAATTAGGATATATAGATAGAAATAGAGTAGCAGTAGGAGGTCATAGCTATGGCGCTTTTATGACTGCAAATTTACTGGCACATTCAGACCTTTTTGCAGCCGGTATTGCGAGATCAGGCGCTTACAATAGAACCTTAACACCATTTGGTTTTCAAAGTGAAGAACGCAGTTATTGGGATGCTCCAGAGGTTTATAACAGCATGTCTCCATTCATGAATGCAGAAAAGGTAGATGAACCTTTACTTCTTATACACGGTCAAGCAGATAATAATTCAGGAACTTATCCATTACAAAGCGAGCGTTATTTCAATGCCTTAAAAGGATTAGGAGCAACGGCAAGACTGGTAATGTTACCTAAGGAAAGTCACGGTTATCGTGCAAAAGAATCTATTCTACACGTCTTATGGGAACAAGATATGTGGTTGGAGAAATATGTAAAGAATAGAGTTACAAAAGATTAA